A single genomic interval of Amblyraja radiata isolate CabotCenter1 chromosome 33, sAmbRad1.1.pri, whole genome shotgun sequence harbors:
- the smim35 gene encoding small integral membrane protein 35 isoform X2, translating into MLRWLQSHGEIMDHPYRKLTTVVPSDGGVNTRGIIIAVCLLLLTIVSLAALFILYHRRGHSFKRPKMNFRRNILRELNAIQLEFHPPFTVSGMMNSVGNRSSDHQFQYRNTKGGGWGHNGTEEDEP; encoded by the exons ATGCTGCGCTGGCTGCAGTCTCACGGAGAAATAATGG ATCATCCGTACAGGAAACTCACAACAGTCGTTCCTTCAG ATGGCGGTGTGAATACGCGAGGGATCATCATTGCCGTCTGCCTGCTGCTGCTGACCATTGTTTCCCTGGCTGCCCTCTTCATCCTGTACCACCGACGTGGACACTCCTTTAAAC GACCCAAGATGAACTTCCGTCGGAATATTCTGAG GGAGCTGAACGCCATCCAGCTGGAGTTTCATCCCCCGTTCACTGTCAGTGGGATGATGAACAGTGTGGGGAATCGCAGCTCAGACCACCAGTTCCAGTATCGCAATACgaagggagggggttgggggcacAATGGGACTGAAGAGGATGAGCCGTAA
- the smim35 gene encoding small integral membrane protein 35 isoform X1, producing the protein MLRWLQSHGEIMDHPYRKLTTVVPSGDVLRLVERLLTPTNHTETGNNGGVNTRGIIIAVCLLLLTIVSLAALFILYHRRGHSFKRPKMNFRRNILRELNAIQLEFHPPFTVSGMMNSVGNRSSDHQFQYRNTKGGGWGHNGTEEDEP; encoded by the exons ATGCTGCGCTGGCTGCAGTCTCACGGAGAAATAATGG ATCATCCGTACAGGAAACTCACAACAGTCGTTCCTTCAGGTGACGTCCTCCGACTTGTCGAAAGGCTGCTTACTCCCACGAACCACACAGAGACCGGAAATA ATGGCGGTGTGAATACGCGAGGGATCATCATTGCCGTCTGCCTGCTGCTGCTGACCATTGTTTCCCTGGCTGCCCTCTTCATCCTGTACCACCGACGTGGACACTCCTTTAAAC GACCCAAGATGAACTTCCGTCGGAATATTCTGAG GGAGCTGAACGCCATCCAGCTGGAGTTTCATCCCCCGTTCACTGTCAGTGGGATGATGAACAGTGTGGGGAATCGCAGCTCAGACCACCAGTTCCAGTATCGCAATACgaagggagggggttgggggcacAATGGGACTGAAGAGGATGAGCCGTAA
- the il10ra gene encoding interleukin-10 receptor subunit alpha isoform X2, which produces MEPQLSTLLSLAITLAADIILQPPLHPHFNSVNTENILHWSPAENGPQHIRYDVQYHRYGHDEEPIPVSHCTGIPHCYCDLTEQTWDVNITYIVSVRSVIGNTSSTWEGTRFNPFDSTLLGLPSFVTEVEHDVITVRLFPPTLYTAKRNRSMGDVYPQGLKYIIYVHANDTDRSEKFHSSGAPVKTTVRPGTIYCISVRVYLYGDSRKSNITEEKCIKIPTPNPDLETLINTVVGVIGATITLFVLCFCLAMFCRYYLKERRMTPAVLETFGKNRKFLSKMDYMSLIEDVVVQKVFADGAHHPVTKILDQDDPWTEQKMREASSVDSGIDIGSHSPGRIVLIGEVMNLYRQQTPDSSGAQNTNSSSVQSTDCECGQTSSQPGNVCSVHIPAASPDLGECSAGTADLGYQRQTPRVNDDSVAAMSSVMAEPTPDSPSCTISISSIIVAQDFTNTFLTLGDVVLMDNEL; this is translated from the exons ATGGAACCTCAACTCTCAACTCTCCTGTCACTGGCCATCACTCTCGCCG CTGACATCATCCTGCAGCCCCCTTTACATCCTCATTTTAATTCTGTGAATACTGAAAACATCCTTCACTGGAGTCCAGCAGAGAATGGTCCACAACACATCCGATATGACGTGCAGTACCACAG GTATGGACATGATGAAGAACCTATCCCTGTGTCACACTGTACAGGGATTCCCCACTGCTACTGTGACCTGACTGAACAGACATGGGATGTCAACATTACCTACATTGTCAGTGTCAGAAGTGTGATTGGCAACACAAGCTCCACATGGGAAGGGACGAGGTTCAACCCCTTCGATTCCA CCTTGTTGGGTTTGCCATCCTTTGTTACCGAAGTGGAGCATGACGTGATTACAGTCCGACTCTTCCCGCCCACCCTGTACACAGCAAAGAGAAACAGGTCAATGGGGGATGTGTACCCACAGGGATTGAAGTACATCATATATGTCCATGCGAATGACACTGACAGG TCTGAGAAATTTCACAGTTCGGGAGCACCGGTCAAAACTACCGTGCGACCAGGGACTATCTATTGCATCAGCGTCAGAGTATATTTATACGGAGACTCGAGGAAAAGCAACATTACAGAAGAGAAATGTATCAAAATCCCAACTCCTAATCCAG ATTTGGAGACTTTGATCAACACTGTCGTTGGAGTAATTGGTGCTACCATCACACTGTTTGTTCTCTGCTTCTGCCTGGCGATGTTCTGCCGGTATTATTTGAAGGAACGAAGAATGACTCCAGCTGTCCTA GAAACCTTTGGAAAGAACAGGAAGTTTTTGAGCAAAATGGACTACATGAGTTTAATAGAGGATGTGGTGGTACAGAAGGTGTTTGCTGACGGTGCTCATCACCCTGTCACCAAGATTCTGGACCAGGATGACCCATGGACGGAGCAGAAGATGAGggaggcatcctccgtggacagtGGGATCGATATTGGCAGCCACTCGCCCGGGCGGATAGTGTTGATTGGTGAGGTTATGAATCTCTACAGGCAGCAAACGCCAGACTCCAGTGGTGCCCAGAACACCAACTCCAGTAGTGTCCAGAGCACTGACTGTGAGTGTGGACAGACCAGTTCCCAGCCCGGCAATGTCTGCTCGGTACACATCCCGGCTGCAAGCCCGGACCTAGGCGAATGCTCTGCGGGCACGGCTGACTTGGGCTATCAGAGGCAGACGCCCAGGGTTAACGATGACTCAGTAGCAGCAATGAGCAGTGTCATGGCAGAGCCTACCCCAGACTCCCCATCCTGCACCATCTCAATATCGAGCATCATTGTGGCACAAGACTTTACAAACACATTTCTCACTTTAGGTGACGTCGTGTTAATGGATAATGAACTTTAA
- the il10ra gene encoding interleukin-10 receptor subunit alpha isoform X1 codes for MEPQLSTLLSLAITLAAADIILQPPLHPHFNSVNTENILHWSPAENGPQHIRYDVQYHRYGHDEEPIPVSHCTGIPHCYCDLTEQTWDVNITYIVSVRSVIGNTSSTWEGTRFNPFDSTLLGLPSFVTEVEHDVITVRLFPPTLYTAKRNRSMGDVYPQGLKYIIYVHANDTDRSEKFHSSGAPVKTTVRPGTIYCISVRVYLYGDSRKSNITEEKCIKIPTPNPDLETLINTVVGVIGATITLFVLCFCLAMFCRYYLKERRMTPAVLETFGKNRKFLSKMDYMSLIEDVVVQKVFADGAHHPVTKILDQDDPWTEQKMREASSVDSGIDIGSHSPGRIVLIGEVMNLYRQQTPDSSGAQNTNSSSVQSTDCECGQTSSQPGNVCSVHIPAASPDLGECSAGTADLGYQRQTPRVNDDSVAAMSSVMAEPTPDSPSCTISISSIIVAQDFTNTFLTLGDVVLMDNEL; via the exons ATGGAACCTCAACTCTCAACTCTCCTGTCACTGGCCATCACTCTCGCCG CAGCTGACATCATCCTGCAGCCCCCTTTACATCCTCATTTTAATTCTGTGAATACTGAAAACATCCTTCACTGGAGTCCAGCAGAGAATGGTCCACAACACATCCGATATGACGTGCAGTACCACAG GTATGGACATGATGAAGAACCTATCCCTGTGTCACACTGTACAGGGATTCCCCACTGCTACTGTGACCTGACTGAACAGACATGGGATGTCAACATTACCTACATTGTCAGTGTCAGAAGTGTGATTGGCAACACAAGCTCCACATGGGAAGGGACGAGGTTCAACCCCTTCGATTCCA CCTTGTTGGGTTTGCCATCCTTTGTTACCGAAGTGGAGCATGACGTGATTACAGTCCGACTCTTCCCGCCCACCCTGTACACAGCAAAGAGAAACAGGTCAATGGGGGATGTGTACCCACAGGGATTGAAGTACATCATATATGTCCATGCGAATGACACTGACAGG TCTGAGAAATTTCACAGTTCGGGAGCACCGGTCAAAACTACCGTGCGACCAGGGACTATCTATTGCATCAGCGTCAGAGTATATTTATACGGAGACTCGAGGAAAAGCAACATTACAGAAGAGAAATGTATCAAAATCCCAACTCCTAATCCAG ATTTGGAGACTTTGATCAACACTGTCGTTGGAGTAATTGGTGCTACCATCACACTGTTTGTTCTCTGCTTCTGCCTGGCGATGTTCTGCCGGTATTATTTGAAGGAACGAAGAATGACTCCAGCTGTCCTA GAAACCTTTGGAAAGAACAGGAAGTTTTTGAGCAAAATGGACTACATGAGTTTAATAGAGGATGTGGTGGTACAGAAGGTGTTTGCTGACGGTGCTCATCACCCTGTCACCAAGATTCTGGACCAGGATGACCCATGGACGGAGCAGAAGATGAGggaggcatcctccgtggacagtGGGATCGATATTGGCAGCCACTCGCCCGGGCGGATAGTGTTGATTGGTGAGGTTATGAATCTCTACAGGCAGCAAACGCCAGACTCCAGTGGTGCCCAGAACACCAACTCCAGTAGTGTCCAGAGCACTGACTGTGAGTGTGGACAGACCAGTTCCCAGCCCGGCAATGTCTGCTCGGTACACATCCCGGCTGCAAGCCCGGACCTAGGCGAATGCTCTGCGGGCACGGCTGACTTGGGCTATCAGAGGCAGACGCCCAGGGTTAACGATGACTCAGTAGCAGCAATGAGCAGTGTCATGGCAGAGCCTACCCCAGACTCCCCATCCTGCACCATCTCAATATCGAGCATCATTGTGGCACAAGACTTTACAAACACATTTCTCACTTTAGGTGACGTCGTGTTAATGGATAATGAACTTTAA